A genomic region of Miscanthus floridulus cultivar M001 chromosome 3, ASM1932011v1, whole genome shotgun sequence contains the following coding sequences:
- the LOC136545361 gene encoding uncharacterized protein translates to MDFSKRSVGAVAGLPDDTLVEILSRVPFKSLCRCKCVSKAWCDLITDPLNRKKLPQTLEGFFLVVDRCVDDSDSDDGGGEDIGSDGGSDNSDSDDGDGEDSGSDAGGKNSDSDNGGGEVGGSDGGGDDSHSVNTDGEDKSGDDGGGDDNDSDDGDGEDSSSDGGDNDNLQHQVCVHFIDMLGRPPRPVDHCFPFLTELPGIVNICVLDDCNGLLLFGCIQGSGESLSKSYIVSNPATEQWVVVPDPDMKWLSFAYLVFDPAASSHFHLVQSRVDMIPVHIYSSKSGVWSPVRSDWSDLRIAPGLGIAYVNGMLYAVLSVGDQIAVMDVEGNTRKIIPVPFQEGDEFRPCSDYVGQSQGRLHLIYHADLGHDEISPEQQSNELFIWVLEDYDTEEWVLKDTVSFLKLFGKITGQTIDGFEVVAIHPDHNLVFLIQHFNQELISYNMDSKEVCHLCTLGTGFQFIAPYVPYFKELSALENKH, encoded by the coding sequence ATGGACTTCTCCAAGAGGAGCGTGGGCGCGGTGGCCGGCCTCCCTGACGACACCCTGGTGGAGATCCTCTCCCGCGTTCCGTTTAAGTCACTCTGCAGATGCAAGTGCGTCTCCAAGGCCTGGTGCGACCTCATCACTGACCCCCTCAACCGCAAGAAGCTACCTCAGACCCTAGAAGGGTTCTTCTTAGTTGTTGACCGCTGCGTCGACGACTCCGACAGTGACGATGGAGGTGGCGAAGACATCGGCAGTGATGGAGGCAGCGACAACTCTGACAGTGATGATGGAGATGGCGAAGACAGTGGTAGTGATGCAGGCGGCAAAAACTCCGACAGTGATAATGGAGGTGGTGAAGTCGGCGGCAGTGATGGAGGCGGCGACGATAGCCACAGTGTCAATACAGATGGTGAAGACAAGAGCGGTGACGATGGAGGTGGCGACGACAATGACagtgatgatggagatggtgaAGACAGCAGTAGTGATGGAGGCGACAATGACAACTTGCAACACCAAGTCTGTGTGCATTTCATCGACATGTTAGGGAGACCCCCGCGTCCTGTGGACCATTGCTTCCCGTTCCTGACTGAACTGCCGGGCATTGTGAACATTTGTGTCTTGGATGACTGCAATGGCCTCCTCCTCTTTGGCTGTATCCAGGGATCAGGCGAATCACTTAGCAAGAGCTATATCGTGTCCAACCCTGCGACTGAGCAATGGGTCGTTGTGCCTGACCCTGACATGAAATGGCTGTCGTTCGCCTATTTGGTTTTTGATCCGGCTGCCTCTTCCCACTTCCATTTGGTCCAGAGCAGGGTGGACATGATACCAGTGCACATCTACTCGTCTAAATCTGGGGTGTGGAGTCCTGTCAGAAGTGACTGGAGTGACCTTCGCATAGCACCTGGCTTAGGCATCGCATATGTTAATGGCATGCTGTATGCGGTCTTGTCTGTGGGGGATCAGATAGCTGTGATGGACGTGGAAGGCAACACAAGGAAGATCATCCCTGTGCCCTTTCAGGAGGGCGATGAGTTCCGGCCGTGTTCTGATTATGTTGGCCAGTCCCAAGGTCGTTTGCATTTGATCTACCATGCTGACCTGGGTCATGATGAAATCTCCCCAGAACAGCAGAGTAATGAATTGTTCATATGGGTTCTTGAGGACTATGATACAGAAGAATGGGTCCTGAAGGACACTGTAAGCTTTTTGAAGCTGTTTGGAAAGATAACTGGCCAAACGATCGATGGCTTCGAAGTGGTTGCAATTCATCCAGATCACAATTTGGTATTTCTTATTCAGCACTTTAACCAGGAGCTGATATCATATAACATGGACAGCAAGGAAGTGTGTCATCTCTGCACTCTTGGAACTGGCTTTCAGTTTATCGCTCCATATGTTCCTTACTTCAAAGAGTTGTC